A stretch of DNA from Candidatus Methanomethylophilaceae archaeon:
TTATGGGCAGGTCGATCTCTTCGACCATGATCTTGATGAAGTCTCTGGTGAGAAGCCCTCTGTTGCTTCCGATGGGCGCCGCCAGAGGCATGATCGCCGCCGCTCCGGCATCGGCCATGTCCCTTGCCGCGGTCAGGTCCGGCATCATATACGGGAGCGGCGTGAACCCGTCGTCCGCCAGAAGCCTGACGGCTTTCGCGGTCTCAGCGTTGTCTGGGAGCAGATATCTGGTGTCGCGGACGATCTCTATCTTGATCATGTCGCCGCATCCGAGCTCTCTGGCCAGCTGGGCAATGGTCAGCGCTTCCTCGGCGTTTCTGGCTCCGGAAGTGTTGGGCAGCAGCGTAACTCCTTTCGGCATATAGTCGAGGACATTTTCCTGCCCTCCTTCGTTGACTCTGCGTACAGCTAGCGTTGCGATCTCCACCCCTCCGCTGCGGATGACTCTGTCCGTCATGCCGAGGGAGAATTTTCCGGATCCGAGAATGAACCTCGATTTGAAATGCTTTTTTCCGATTATTAGGTCGTCAGACATTTTAGTCCCTTCCCGTGAGAATTTGAATCGCTTTGTTTGCCATGAGCCCGGCGCATATGCAGACTCTGGGGGCGCACAGGCCGCAATCCGTCCCGCTGACCCCGTCGCCGCAGACATACGCATTCTCTGCGATCCTTCTGGTGACCATAAGGGACGGGTCCGATATCCCGCCCATGCCGTTCCCGCATATGATAGGTTTGCCAGGCATGTTGGATAGGACTGTCTCGAGGATCATGGATTTGGATTCTGGGTTGTCCAGCGCTTCGAAAATGATGTCGCACTCCGAGAATATCTCTTGGATGTTTTCCCGGTCGAGGACGATGTCGTGGGTCTCGATATTTATGCTGGAATCTATGGAGTGTATCGCTTCTCTCAGGGCTTCGGCCTTGCGTTTCCCAACATCGCTCAGAGCGAAGCATTGGCGGTTCAGGTTGCTCAGCTCCACGCAATCGAAATCCGCCAGAACCAGCTTTCCGATTCCGGAACGGGCCATCATGATGGCGATGTTGGATCCCAGACCTCCGCATCCCGCGATCCCGGCGCTGGATCTGCGAAGGGCGTCGAATACCCCAGGCGGGCTTCTCGCCGCGATGTCTTCGGAGATTCCCATCTCATCCGCCGCCCACGAAGCTCACTATTTCCATGCTGTCGCCGTCGCTCAGAGGCGTGGAACCGAATTCGGCGCGGGGGACGATTTTTCCGTTCAATAGGATGGCAGTCTTCGATGCGTCATACCCATGCTTGTCGAGGTATTCTTTCGCGGTCATTCCCTCGGCCACATTCTCGTTCCTACCGTTGACCATCATGCGCACCGCAATTTGTATTCAGAGCATAAAATTCTTGTTTCGAAATATCTGGCTATTGTAATTTGACAGCTCTGACGAGGTCATGATTCGAGCGGAAATTAGCGATCATGAATCTGGCAAGGGAATAAAATGACGAATCTTTTCGTTGTTATGTTGTACACAGATCCGACGATGACTTGTTATATGGTCTATGCTGAAGGATGAGGATATGCGGATGTTTTGAAGGAACACATCTAACATTTATTCGATAGGGAATCGGATAAAATCAACATGTTCAAAAATTGAACAGGTTCAGACTGACAGCAACATTTTCCAGACAGTGTTTGGAAAATCGGATATTCTTTCGTAATTCGTTCATGATATGGTAACAAGAGAGCGAACAGACTCGGCGCTTCGATTTTGTTTATTGGTCAGACGTAGATGTAATCTTCGTCGACGGTTCCCACCTGGGTGGAGACGCAGCTTCAATAGTCTCTCATCTCAGACTTCATGAACTCTCTGAGAAGGCAGGTGGCGTAGTTCCCTTTGGGCAGCGAGAATGATAATGTGTAGCTCACCTCTCCAACTGAACTTTTAAGATCTTTCAATGGGCACAGTATTTCTCTTCTCGATCCTTTGGAGCTGCATCTCGGGAGCTCCGGGATGTTGAAATCCTCTTGGGAG
This window harbors:
- a CDS encoding thiazole synthase, with the protein product MSDDLIIGKKHFKSRFILGSGKFSLGMTDRVIRSGGVEIATLAVRRVNEGGQENVLDYMPKGVTLLPNTSGARNAEEALTIAQLARELGCGDMIKIEIVRDTRYLLPDNAETAKAVRLLADDGFTPLPYMMPDLTAARDMADAGAAAIMPLAAPIGSNRGLLTRDFIKIMVEEIDLPIIVDAGIGRPSQACEAMEMGCGAVMANTAIATAADIPAMAAAFRMAIEAGRAAYLAGLGRVLEDRGEASSPLTGFLGE
- the thiF gene encoding sulfur carrier protein ThiS adenylyltransferase ThiF, with product MGISEDIAARSPPGVFDALRRSSAGIAGCGGLGSNIAIMMARSGIGKLVLADFDCVELSNLNRQCFALSDVGKRKAEALREAIHSIDSSINIETHDIVLDRENIQEIFSECDIIFEALDNPESKSMILETVLSNMPGKPIICGNGMGGISDPSLMVTRRIAENAYVCGDGVSGTDCGLCAPRVCICAGLMANKAIQILTGRD
- the thiS gene encoding sulfur carrier protein ThiS gives rise to the protein MMVNGRNENVAEGMTAKEYLDKHGYDASKTAILLNGKIVPRAEFGSTPLSDGDSMEIVSFVGGG